The Halorhabdus sp. BNX81 genome includes a region encoding these proteins:
- a CDS encoding tRNA (cytidine(56)-2'-O)-methyltransferase, with translation MQDEPEVVILRLGHRPGRDERMTTHVGLTARALGADRIILESAAEGRRETIEDITDRFGGPFEVEVTDSPLGRLRSWEGSIVHLTMYGQPVQRVEDEIRASHRKEPLLVVVGAEKVSFEVYDRADWNVGVTNQPHSEIAALSVFLDRLFDGRELDREWKDADKRVVPKKTGKRVEEVE, from the coding sequence ATGCAGGACGAACCCGAAGTCGTCATTCTCCGCCTCGGCCATCGACCAGGCCGCGACGAACGGATGACGACCCACGTCGGACTCACGGCACGGGCGCTCGGTGCCGACCGGATCATCCTCGAATCGGCAGCCGAAGGCCGACGTGAGACGATCGAGGACATCACCGACCGGTTCGGTGGCCCTTTCGAGGTCGAAGTCACTGACTCCCCGCTGGGCCGGCTTCGATCCTGGGAGGGATCGATCGTCCACCTCACGATGTACGGCCAGCCAGTCCAGCGCGTCGAGGACGAGATCAGGGCGAGCCACCGAAAAGAGCCGCTGCTGGTGGTCGTCGGGGCGGAGAAAGTATCCTTCGAGGTGTACGATCGGGCAGACTGGAACGTCGGCGTCACCAACCAGCCCCACTCCGAGATAGCGGCGCTCTCGGTCTTTCTCGATCGCCTGTTCGACGGGCGCGAACTCGACCGAGAATGGAAAGACGCCGACAAGCGCGTCGTTCCGAAGAAGACGGGCAAGCGAGTCGAAGAGGTCGAGTAG
- a CDS encoding thioredoxin domain-containing protein: MTDDSAARSTRRAFIGGLAVAGTAGLAGCGGLFGGQANVEVPDGPVANAPIPSDASEYVYETMGTNDAPVTATYVANWKCPHCADFSTGFLGTIVEEYVEPGALAIEHRALAYINGNPWMGTDAPRAAEAGLAVWHTDPASYWQYHEYVMASQGDPRETWATTDRLVGFAEDVGVSDVDAVRTAIEDRTYKQRVQATATAVSQTGISSTPTLVIDGEAVNALNESAVRTTLDEKTSNA; the protein is encoded by the coding sequence ATGACTGACGACAGTGCTGCCCGGTCGACGCGCCGGGCATTTATCGGGGGGCTCGCAGTCGCAGGAACCGCCGGTCTAGCTGGCTGTGGCGGGTTGTTCGGGGGCCAGGCGAACGTCGAAGTGCCTGACGGCCCAGTTGCGAACGCACCGATCCCGAGCGATGCATCGGAGTACGTCTACGAGACGATGGGGACCAACGACGCGCCGGTGACCGCAACGTACGTCGCCAACTGGAAGTGCCCCCATTGTGCGGACTTTTCGACGGGATTTCTCGGGACGATCGTCGAGGAGTACGTCGAACCGGGTGCTCTCGCGATCGAGCATCGTGCGCTGGCGTACATCAATGGGAATCCCTGGATGGGTACGGACGCACCGCGGGCGGCGGAGGCCGGACTCGCGGTCTGGCACACAGATCCTGCGTCATACTGGCAGTATCACGAGTACGTCATGGCGAGCCAGGGAGACCCCCGGGAGACGTGGGCGACGACCGATCGTCTCGTGGGGTTCGCCGAGGACGTCGGCGTCAGCGATGTCGACGCGGTCCGGACTGCCATCGAAGACAGAACGTACAAGCAAAGAGTCCAGGCCACGGCGACAGCCGTGAGTCAGACAGGTATCAGTTCAACGCCCACACTGGTCATCGACGGCGAGGCAGTCAATGCACTCAACGAGTCGGCAGTTCGAACGACGCTCGACGAGAAAACGTCGAATGCCTGA
- the icd gene encoding NADP-dependent isocitrate dehydrogenase translates to MADGYDQVSVPSEGQPIEVIDEDADELDIPENPIIPIIHGDGIGKDVGPAAQKVLNAAAEATGREIAWMRVYAGESGRERYDENLPDDTVNAIDEFRVSIKGPLTTPVGAGFRSLNVALRQTLDFYANVRPTYYLDGVPSPMKAPEEMDMVTFRENTEDVYAGIEWEEGTDEVEEVRDFVEEEMGFDETMHDGPIGIGIKPITEYGSKRLVRKAIDYAIEHDRDKVTLVHKGNIMKFTEGQFGDWGMEVAEEEYPDDEVFAAPDSLWETQDEVDIPEDAVMVEERLADAMLQWMQLRTDEFDVLAMPNLNGDYLSDAAGAQIGGLGIAPGANFGDARVLAEPVHGSAPKRAGQNMANPTAMILSGRLMFDYMGWDEAADLVRDAVEETISSGKVTYDLERQLEDAEKLGTEEYAEEIVANIEELA, encoded by the coding sequence ATGGCAGACGGATACGACCAGGTCTCTGTCCCCAGCGAGGGACAGCCCATCGAAGTCATCGACGAGGACGCGGACGAACTGGACATCCCCGAGAACCCGATCATCCCGATCATCCACGGTGACGGGATCGGCAAGGACGTCGGCCCCGCCGCTCAGAAGGTGCTCAACGCCGCCGCCGAGGCGACCGGCCGCGAGATCGCCTGGATGCGGGTCTACGCCGGCGAGTCCGGCCGTGAGCGCTACGACGAGAACCTCCCGGACGATACGGTCAACGCGATCGACGAGTTCCGTGTCTCGATCAAGGGGCCGCTGACGACGCCCGTCGGCGCTGGCTTCCGGAGTCTGAACGTCGCGCTCCGCCAGACGCTGGATTTCTACGCGAACGTCCGCCCGACGTACTATCTCGACGGCGTCCCTTCGCCGATGAAAGCGCCCGAGGAGATGGACATGGTGACCTTCCGGGAGAACACCGAGGACGTCTACGCCGGCATCGAGTGGGAGGAAGGCACCGACGAGGTCGAGGAAGTTCGTGACTTCGTCGAAGAGGAGATGGGTTTCGACGAGACGATGCACGACGGCCCGATCGGCATCGGCATCAAGCCGATCACGGAATACGGGTCCAAGCGCCTCGTCCGGAAGGCCATCGACTACGCCATCGAGCACGACCGCGACAAGGTCACGCTCGTTCACAAGGGCAACATCATGAAGTTCACCGAGGGGCAGTTCGGTGACTGGGGTATGGAAGTCGCCGAGGAGGAGTACCCCGACGACGAGGTCTTCGCCGCGCCGGACTCGCTGTGGGAGACCCAGGACGAGGTCGACATTCCGGAAGACGCCGTCATGGTCGAGGAGCGCCTCGCCGACGCGATGCTGCAGTGGATGCAACTCCGGACCGACGAGTTCGACGTGCTCGCGATGCCGAACCTCAACGGCGACTACCTGAGCGACGCCGCCGGCGCACAGATCGGCGGGCTCGGTATCGCGCCGGGTGCGAACTTCGGTGACGCACGCGTGCTTGCCGAGCCGGTCCACGGCAGCGCGCCGAAACGCGCCGGCCAGAACATGGCTAACCCGACCGCGATGATCCTCTCCGGCCGCCTCATGTTCGATTACATGGGCTGGGACGAGGCCGCTGATCTCGTCCGTGACGCCGTCGAGGAGACCATCTCGTCGGGCAAGGTCACCTACGACCTCGAACGACAGCTCGAAGACGCAGAGAAGCTCGGCACCGAGGAGTATGCCGAGGAGATCGTCGCAAACATCGAAGAGTTGGCCTGA
- a CDS encoding helix-turn-helix domain-containing protein yields MMDSVDPTAAKIVLAASEGDSIRRIAQKIDGTYSWVYTWVERLEEIDVVERADGIRVTAPEVRDGYAELMASIARQTSPGVEESYVIPHFAGMDFAFTKIDAVYVWTHGGYQIARGGDAYPVFIQVHDADVGQWQSFFERYDIPCVIGERDDSVVEDVEQSVYYSVYPTTDPIDPEWVEGDPVVPLSETIEYMREYRWNFEPALEMVADEYDVDIDVDSPSYAPAQ; encoded by the coding sequence ATGATGGACTCCGTCGATCCCACCGCAGCGAAGATCGTTTTGGCTGCGAGCGAGGGTGATTCGATCCGCCGGATCGCTCAAAAGATCGACGGCACGTATTCGTGGGTCTACACCTGGGTCGAACGGTTGGAAGAGATCGATGTCGTCGAGCGCGCCGATGGGATTCGAGTGACTGCGCCAGAGGTCCGGGACGGCTATGCGGAGTTGATGGCCTCGATCGCCCGACAGACGTCGCCCGGTGTCGAGGAGTCGTACGTGATCCCACACTTCGCCGGGATGGACTTCGCGTTCACAAAGATCGATGCCGTCTACGTCTGGACCCATGGCGGATATCAGATCGCTCGCGGTGGTGACGCCTACCCGGTCTTCATCCAGGTCCACGACGCCGATGTCGGGCAGTGGCAATCGTTCTTCGAGCGGTACGACATCCCGTGCGTGATTGGCGAACGCGATGACTCGGTCGTTGAGGATGTCGAACAATCCGTCTATTACAGCGTGTATCCGACGACGGATCCGATCGATCCCGAGTGGGTCGAGGGGGATCCCGTCGTTCCCTTGTCGGAAACGATCGAGTATATGCGGGAGTACCGGTGGAACTTCGAGCCGGCGTTGGAGATGGTCGCCGACGAGTACGACGTGGATATCGACGTGGATAGCCCCAGCTACGCCCCAGCACAATGA
- a CDS encoding GNAT family N-acetyltransferase — protein sequence MTATDYRIEVDGDREDAYDVRFAVFVEEQGVDPDIEIDDHEDEATHFVAYADGDPVGAARLREPEAGVGKVERLAVLESYRGQGLGRELMDAVEAAARRQGLTRLILHGQLRVVDFYEHLGYEQVSDEFEEAGITHVKMAKSIDRAEDSSPSGRR from the coding sequence ATGACCGCCACCGACTACCGCATCGAGGTCGACGGCGACCGCGAGGACGCCTACGACGTCCGCTTTGCCGTCTTCGTCGAGGAGCAGGGCGTCGATCCGGACATCGAGATCGACGACCACGAGGACGAGGCCACTCACTTCGTCGCCTACGCCGACGGCGACCCTGTCGGCGCGGCGCGACTCCGGGAACCCGAGGCCGGCGTCGGCAAGGTCGAACGCCTGGCGGTCCTGGAGTCCTACCGAGGCCAGGGACTCGGCCGAGAACTGATGGACGCCGTCGAGGCCGCGGCGCGACGACAGGGACTAACGCGGCTGATACTCCATGGACAGCTTCGCGTCGTCGATTTCTACGAGCACCTGGGCTACGAGCAGGTCAGCGACGAGTTCGAGGAGGCCGGCATCACGCACGTGAAGATGGCCAAGTCGATAGACCGAGCGGAGGATTCAAGCCCGTCCGGTCGGAGATGA
- a CDS encoding DUF5817 domain-containing protein: MYSVVGCTECSALWVIEGRPETSQCPRCGKRRQFDLLRKFAQTETADAARQARAAMLAERQDLGEAFDGLDSYAEMETRIDEDVIDHDTYLESKGVDSNEAADAGRRATEGAGGSTSREEIVRTALAELDDPDEDAVVEYAAEHGVPEDYTQRALQSLLRAGDVSENRGTYRLV; encoded by the coding sequence ATGTACTCGGTGGTCGGGTGTACGGAGTGCAGCGCGCTGTGGGTGATCGAGGGGCGACCCGAAACCTCACAGTGTCCACGATGTGGCAAGCGCCGGCAGTTCGACCTCCTCCGGAAGTTCGCACAGACCGAAACGGCCGACGCTGCCCGGCAGGCTCGCGCGGCGATGCTCGCCGAACGCCAGGATCTGGGCGAGGCGTTCGACGGACTGGACTCCTACGCCGAGATGGAGACTCGAATCGACGAGGACGTGATCGATCACGACACGTATCTCGAATCGAAGGGCGTCGATAGCAACGAGGCCGCCGACGCGGGTCGACGCGCAACGGAAGGGGCCGGCGGATCGACCAGCCGCGAGGAAATCGTCCGTACGGCACTCGCCGAGCTGGACGACCCGGACGAGGATGCAGTCGTCGAATACGCCGCCGAACATGGGGTGCCCGAGGATTATACCCAGCGAGCGCTTCAATCCCTCCTCAGAGCCGGCGACGTCAGCGAAAATCGGGGGACGTATCGTCTCGTTTGA
- the hmgA gene encoding hydroxymethylglutaryl-CoA reductase (NADPH) gives MAAVTDLVERLRSGELRLYELEEIADPDDATAARRQYIAEETDADLETVGSYSIDAADAEPNIENMIGTVQIPMGVTGPLPVDGEAADGEYNVPLATTEGALVASVNRGVTAIRDAGGSTARIMKSGITRAPVFSVADVGEAKEVADWVRENEAELAAVAEDTDPHIAFEDVTPYVVGDSVFLRFRYDTGDAMGMNMVTIASEAASELVEAETPAELVALSGNLCSDKKPAAINSVEGRGYTVAADVFLPEDLVEDTFHTTSEAIAAVNTRKNLVGSAKAGSLGFNAHVANIVGAAFLALGQDEAQVVEGSNAITSLEAREDGLYASVTLASLEVGTVGGGTALPTQSEALSILGVAGGGDPVGSNAEALAEIIATTALAGELSLLAALASRHLSSAHEELGR, from the coding sequence ATGGCAGCGGTAACTGACCTGGTCGAGCGCCTCCGCAGCGGGGAGCTCCGGCTGTACGAACTCGAAGAGATAGCCGATCCGGACGACGCGACTGCCGCCCGCCGGCAGTACATCGCCGAGGAGACCGACGCCGATCTAGAGACAGTCGGCTCGTACTCGATCGACGCCGCCGACGCCGAGCCCAACATCGAGAACATGATCGGGACGGTCCAGATCCCGATGGGTGTCACGGGACCGCTCCCGGTCGACGGCGAGGCGGCCGACGGCGAGTACAACGTTCCGCTGGCGACGACCGAGGGTGCGCTGGTCGCCAGTGTCAATCGCGGCGTCACGGCGATCCGGGACGCCGGCGGATCGACCGCCCGTATCATGAAGTCGGGGATCACCCGCGCCCCCGTCTTCAGCGTCGCGGACGTCGGCGAGGCCAAGGAAGTCGCCGACTGGGTCCGCGAGAACGAGGCCGAACTCGCGGCGGTCGCCGAGGACACCGACCCGCATATCGCCTTCGAGGACGTGACGCCGTACGTCGTCGGCGACTCGGTCTTCCTCCGGTTCCGGTACGACACCGGCGACGCCATGGGGATGAACATGGTGACTATCGCCAGCGAGGCGGCGAGCGAACTCGTCGAAGCAGAAACGCCGGCGGAACTGGTTGCACTTTCGGGGAACCTCTGTTCCGATAAGAAACCGGCGGCGATCAACTCCGTCGAGGGACGGGGCTATACGGTCGCGGCGGACGTGTTCCTCCCAGAGGACCTCGTCGAGGACACCTTTCATACGACCAGCGAGGCGATCGCGGCGGTCAACACGCGGAAGAATCTCGTGGGGAGTGCAAAAGCCGGAAGTCTCGGGTTCAACGCCCACGTCGCCAACATCGTCGGCGCGGCCTTCCTCGCGCTGGGCCAGGACGAGGCCCAGGTTGTCGAGGGATCGAACGCGATCACGAGCCTCGAAGCCCGCGAGGACGGCCTCTACGCCAGCGTAACGCTCGCCTCGCTCGAAGTGGGCACCGTCGGCGGCGGGACGGCCCTGCCGACCCAGTCCGAAGCTCTCTCGATCCTGGGAGTCGCCGGCGGCGGCGATCCAGTCGGCTCGAACGCCGAAGCACTCGCAGAGATCATCGCGACGACCGCGCTGGCGGGCGAACTCTCCTTGCTGGCCGCGTTAGCTTCCCGGCATCTCTCCAGCGCCCACGAGGAACTCGGTCGGTGA
- a CDS encoding flagella cluster protein: MEQLDVADGFDVHEYRHGLKLLKDDRETTHLENREGFGCPACGRPFERLLISEKRMHTFSSPPGPFCLVRTDEQLLVLTHQE, encoded by the coding sequence ATGGAACAACTCGACGTCGCGGACGGGTTCGACGTGCATGAGTACCGTCACGGACTCAAGTTGTTGAAGGACGATCGGGAGACGACGCACCTCGAAAATCGCGAGGGGTTCGGGTGTCCAGCCTGTGGCCGTCCCTTCGAACGGTTGCTCATTTCCGAAAAGCGGATGCACACGTTCTCGTCTCCGCCCGGGCCGTTCTGTCTGGTTCGGACGGACGAGCAGTTGCTTGTGCTGACTCACCAGGAGTGA
- a CDS encoding fumarylacetoacetate hydrolase family protein, producing MKRVRFRDPAGTIRGGRWVVEEGQAYVTTALGDPASIPTDDRTYPAEDVDVLPPSQPTKIVCIGRNYVDHADEQDADVPDRPLLFLKPPNTVASHGSTVSLLAGKERIDHEAELAVVIGETCHDVSESEAEDVIAGYTCFNDLSNRDDQRVETNWVRGKAFDNAAPMGPVLATPEEVPADASIELRVNGETRQSGSREDMVFSVPELIAEITDYMTLEPGDVIATGTPSGVGPLEDGDTVEIEIEGIGTLEHGVHIPE from the coding sequence ATGAAGCGCGTCCGCTTTCGTGACCCGGCAGGAACGATTCGGGGGGGACGGTGGGTCGTCGAAGAGGGGCAAGCGTACGTTACGACTGCATTAGGGGATCCCGCGTCCATCCCAACGGACGACCGAACGTACCCGGCCGAGGATGTCGACGTGTTGCCACCCTCACAGCCGACGAAGATCGTCTGTATCGGACGCAACTACGTCGATCACGCCGACGAGCAGGATGCCGACGTTCCCGATCGTCCGTTGCTCTTCTTGAAACCGCCAAACACGGTGGCGAGCCACGGCTCGACGGTCTCGCTTTTGGCCGGCAAGGAACGCATCGACCACGAGGCCGAACTCGCGGTCGTCATCGGCGAGACCTGCCACGACGTGAGCGAGAGCGAGGCCGAGGACGTCATCGCGGGCTATACTTGCTTCAACGATCTCTCGAACCGCGACGATCAGCGCGTCGAGACCAACTGGGTCCGCGGCAAGGCATTCGACAATGCCGCGCCGATGGGGCCTGTACTGGCAACGCCGGAAGAAGTCCCGGCGGACGCGAGCATCGAACTCCGGGTCAACGGCGAGACTCGCCAGTCGGGCAGCCGTGAGGACATGGTGTTCTCGGTGCCCGAGTTGATCGCCGAGATCACCGACTACATGACGCTCGAACCCGGCGACGTGATCGCGACGGGCACGCCATCCGGGGTCGGGCCACTCGAAGACGGTGACACCGTCGAAATCGAGATCGAAGGGATCGGGACGCTCGAACACGGCGTTCACATCCCCGAGTGA
- a CDS encoding prephenate dehydrogenase/arogenate dehydrogenase family protein, whose translation MNVLVVGAGEMGQWFARTLDEHAAASLDFAFADTDSAVARTATATVGGRAVSPDTTERFDLVCVAVPMPVTVDAIETYASNAKRAICDVAGIMADPVAAMTDHAPDCERVSFHPLFAPANAPGNVPLVADESGPVTDQVRDALAAAGNDLFETTSEEHDAAMETVQARTHAAILAFGLAGESVPDRFQTPISAGLFDLLETVTGGEARVYADIQAAFEGSEDVAAAAERLADADDETFEALYRAARPDEGTDE comes from the coding sequence ATGAACGTACTCGTCGTCGGGGCCGGGGAAATGGGCCAATGGTTTGCCCGGACTCTCGACGAACACGCCGCTGCTTCACTGGATTTTGCGTTCGCCGACACCGATTCGGCGGTGGCCCGGACCGCGACAGCGACCGTCGGCGGCCGAGCCGTCTCTCCGGACACCACAGAACGCTTCGACCTGGTCTGTGTCGCCGTGCCGATGCCGGTGACCGTCGACGCGATCGAAACGTACGCTTCGAACGCGAAACGGGCGATCTGTGACGTGGCGGGGATCATGGCCGACCCCGTCGCGGCGATGACTGACCACGCCCCGGACTGTGAACGCGTCAGTTTTCACCCGCTCTTTGCCCCGGCGAACGCCCCCGGAAACGTGCCGCTGGTGGCTGACGAATCGGGTCCCGTCACGGACCAGGTTCGTGACGCCCTGGCGGCGGCCGGCAACGACCTCTTCGAGACGACCTCCGAAGAACACGACGCGGCGATGGAGACTGTCCAGGCCAGGACACACGCCGCGATCCTGGCGTTCGGTCTGGCTGGCGAATCGGTCCCGGATCGATTCCAGACGCCGATTTCCGCCGGGCTGTTCGACCTGCTCGAAACCGTCACTGGCGGCGAGGCGCGCGTCTACGCCGACATTCAGGCCGCCTTCGAGGGGAGCGAGGACGTGGCGGCGGCGGCCGAGCGGCTCGCCGACGCCGACGACGAAACGTTCGAAGCACTGTACCGAGCGGCTCGACCGGACGAGGGCACCGATGAGTGA
- a CDS encoding methyltransferase domain-containing protein gives MSDEQRDAILDSVRYLRNVRPIDPDEIQEYVAQRPHPGVVKQTIRESAVELGLRERDDGTFVPASEGPLDATVDQVEAFPERYARVLENLLVGEFGAGWPDGESGEQLRSRIRSIKESYLQGADVAYDRVTALAYGIYHLPDYYAVGQYALEPLLAADRLPTQLRVLDVGAGVGGPGLGIIDLVCEGGGIVDYHAVEPSDAADVLSELLDETGRNAHTTIHRERAEDFDPAGTFDLIIFSNVLDELDSPAAVLRTYADALESDGSILGLSPADKRTATGLRTIERAVEDTYTIYAPTVRLWPGETPAGKCWSFDRKPDLAVPPFQERLEDACDDPDHDDGEFENADVQYAYSILRKDDATAIEYTPDASRVMKMADADGYVTDRVDVVGIKLSPDLRSGPDANPLFLVGDGSEGTDHFAVLTRESTLNRDLVASQYGDLLSFENALALWNDDEGAYNLVVDAETVVDSVPVP, from the coding sequence ATGAGTGACGAACAGCGCGACGCGATCCTGGATAGCGTCCGGTACCTTCGGAACGTGCGGCCGATCGATCCTGACGAGATCCAGGAGTACGTGGCCCAACGACCCCATCCGGGCGTCGTCAAACAGACAATTCGGGAGTCCGCCGTCGAACTCGGCCTCCGCGAGCGGGATGATGGCACCTTCGTGCCGGCTTCCGAGGGACCGCTCGACGCAACTGTCGACCAGGTCGAGGCGTTCCCGGAGCGGTACGCCCGGGTGCTCGAGAATCTGCTGGTCGGGGAGTTCGGGGCCGGCTGGCCGGATGGGGAATCCGGTGAGCAACTCCGCTCGCGAATCCGATCCATCAAGGAGTCGTACCTCCAGGGAGCCGACGTCGCGTACGACCGGGTGACCGCGCTTGCGTACGGGATCTATCACCTCCCCGATTACTACGCCGTCGGGCAATACGCGCTGGAACCATTGCTTGCCGCCGACCGCTTGCCGACACAGCTCCGGGTGCTTGATGTCGGGGCCGGCGTCGGCGGTCCGGGACTGGGGATCATAGATCTCGTGTGTGAGGGCGGCGGAATCGTCGATTACCATGCCGTCGAGCCCAGCGACGCCGCCGATGTCCTCTCGGAGCTGCTGGATGAAACTGGACGAAACGCACACACGACCATCCACCGCGAGCGCGCCGAGGATTTCGATCCGGCCGGCACGTTTGATCTGATCATCTTTTCGAACGTCCTCGACGAACTCGATTCCCCGGCGGCCGTCCTCCGAACGTACGCCGACGCGCTCGAATCCGACGGATCGATCCTGGGACTTTCGCCTGCTGATAAGCGAACGGCGACCGGCCTTCGGACGATCGAGCGAGCCGTCGAGGACACCTACACGATTTACGCGCCTACCGTGCGCCTCTGGCCCGGCGAAACGCCCGCCGGGAAGTGCTGGTCGTTCGATCGCAAGCCCGATCTGGCGGTGCCGCCGTTCCAGGAGCGGCTTGAGGACGCCTGCGACGATCCCGACCATGACGACGGCGAGTTCGAGAACGCCGATGTCCAGTACGCATACTCGATCCTCCGGAAAGACGACGCGACGGCGATCGAGTACACGCCGGATGCATCACGCGTCATGAAAATGGCCGACGCCGACGGGTATGTCACCGACCGGGTCGACGTCGTCGGGATCAAGCTCAGTCCGGATCTACGCTCGGGTCCCGACGCCAACCCGCTCTTTCTCGTGGGCGACGGCAGCGAGGGGACCGACCACTTCGCCGTCCTGACCCGGGAGTCGACGCTCAATCGCGATCTGGTCGCGAGTCAGTACGGCGACTTGCTCTCCTTCGAAAACGCGCTGGCACTCTGGAACGACGACGAAGGGGCGTACAATCTGGTCGTCGACGCCGAAACAGTCGTCGACAGCGTGCCGGTTCCCTGA